In Paenibacillus durus, the DNA window GCTGGCGGCCGTTTCTAAACTAAGGTATTTGTTCGGGTAGATTTCGCAGTCTTCGGATCGGAAATATCAAAATAACTATCATTTTAAGGAGGAATTTCTGATGATTTCAGCATTATTAAATTCAAAAAAGGTACCCGTTTATAAAACTTATATTAATGGAGAATGGAAAGAAAGCAAATCGGGTCAGACCCTTGACATCTACTCGCCCTATTCTCGTGACGTAATCGGTAAAGTGCAGGCTGTTACGGAAGAAGAGGTGAATGAAGCTATTTATTTCGCACACGAGGCACAGAAAAGCTGGAGAGAAGTTTCGCTTCAAGAGCGCGCAAAATATTTATACAAGTGGGCAGATGAATTAGTCAACATGCAGGATGAAATTGCTGAAATTATTATGAAAGAAGTCGGCAAAAGCCTAAAGGATTCGGGGAACGAAGTATTACGCACAGCGGATTTCATTCGTTACACAATTGAAGAAGCGCTTCATATGCACGGAGAAAGCATGAAGGGAGACAGCTTTCCGGGTGGTTCAAAATCTAAATTAGCGATTATTGAACGTGTTCCACTAGGAGTAATATTGGCCATTCCTCCATTCAACTACCCAGTAAACTTGGCTGCGGCAAAAGTAGCTCCAGCATTAATGGCAGGAAACGCTGTTATTTTCAAACCTGCTACACAAGGGGCGATTAGCGGTATTAAAATGATCGAAGCTCTTCATAAGGCAGAACTTCCAAAAGGTCTTATTCATATCATGACAGGCCGGGGTTCCGTCATTGGTGATTACCTAGTTGAGCATAAAGGAATTAACATGATTTCCTTTACAGGCGGAACCAACACAGGAACTCGTTTGGCGAAAAAAGCAGGAATGATTCCACTTGTCCTTGAGTTGGGCGGAAAAGATCCTGGTATTGTGCGTGAAGATGCGGATTTGCAGGAAGCAGCCAAACATATCATCAGCGGTGCATTTTCATATTCGGGCCAACGCTGTACAGCAATTAAGCGTGTACTGGTACATGAAAACGTGGCGGACGAGCTTGTCAGAATTTTAAAAGAGGAAGTAGAAAAATTGTCTGTAGGCTCTCCGGAGGACGGCAGTACAGTCGTTCCATTGATTGATGATCAATCTGCTGATTTTGTTCAAGCTTTAATTGACGATGCGCTAGAAA includes these proteins:
- a CDS encoding NADP-dependent glyceraldehyde-3-phosphate dehydrogenase; the encoded protein is MISALLNSKKVPVYKTYINGEWKESKSGQTLDIYSPYSRDVIGKVQAVTEEEVNEAIYFAHEAQKSWREVSLQERAKYLYKWADELVNMQDEIAEIIMKEVGKSLKDSGNEVLRTADFIRYTIEEALHMHGESMKGDSFPGGSKSKLAIIERVPLGVILAIPPFNYPVNLAAAKVAPALMAGNAVIFKPATQGAISGIKMIEALHKAELPKGLIHIMTGRGSVIGDYLVEHKGINMISFTGGTNTGTRLAKKAGMIPLVLELGGKDPGIVREDADLQEAAKHIISGAFSYSGQRCTAIKRVLVHENVADELVRILKEEVEKLSVGSPEDGSTVVPLIDDQSADFVQALIDDALEKGAAVVIGNKREHNLIYPTLLDYVTGEMRVAWEEPFGPVLPIIRVSSDEEAIQIANESEFGLQASIFTKDINKAFAIAGKIETGSVQINGRTERGPDHFPFIGVKGSGMGAQGIRKSLESMTREKVTVLNLY